The Candidatus Nitrosotenuis cloacae DNA window CTTGGGCAATTACATGAAAACATTGGGCCGCTTCGGTTATTGTTGACGGAAATTTAGCAAATGCACGCGACTATAACAAATGGCAGTTTTTTTATACCTAGATCATTTCTGAAAAATCATTGATAACTGCTGGAATAGTTGATGACGACAGGCAAACAGTAGAGGTCTTTGCGGAATATCTGGAAATGTGTAAAGTGACTGTGGTTGCAAGAGGATATGACGGAAAAGACGCAGTGGAAATTTACAAGAATCTCAAACCAGATGTCATATTCTTGGATCTTACCATGCCTGTATATGACGGAATTTATGCCCTATCTGAGATACGATCCGTTGACAAGAACGCTAACATTGTGGTCATCACGGCAGATCTAAAAAAAGAGATGGAGGAGCGCATGCATGAGCTAAATCCAACTGAGGTGCTCATCAAGCCATTTGACGTCGAAAAGATTTTGGCAATACTTGACAAAATCACAACACCTGTACCGGCGCCTACAAATCGTACAAAAAGCGCCCTTGTGGGCTTTACGATAGAACAAGCCCTTCTGGAAATCGGCAAATCCGCAGTTGACGAAG harbors:
- a CDS encoding response regulator, whose translation is MITAGIVDDDRQTVEVFAEYLEMCKVTVVARGYDGKDAVEIYKNLKPDVIFLDLTMPVYDGIYALSEIRSVDKNANIVVITADLKKEMEERMHELNPTEVLIKPFDVEKILAILDKITTPVPAPTNRTKSALVGFTIEQALLEIGKSAVDEVGDRLYEKHGCYFSDCLEHPEYLSVILREIFGGSHVVIVKSIRDRLAEFEDQQPFSNFLLTISN